The genomic stretch GCGGTCCATCACTCCCTCTGCTGGAAGTTCTGTGCAAATATGTGTATTCATTTTTGTATAATTTCattgaaaacactttgctatagTTATTTATGTATATTACTGTATATCTAATCCAATTTATTTGCACAAGGGGTACTTAACTTGCTTTGCttgggggccacttttgcaacatgacaggaggccaggggccagctGCAGGTGCATAGTCCAGGTGTATGCAGGGGGTGCTTAGCCCAGACCTCTGCTGGGGCTCCAGAGGATCCTCCCATGGCACTAtctttgataaacaagctctatgtTGATGCTTTTTATGAACACTGGCACCTTCTTCAatattaaaagtacaaaaagtgCATTTATTGTCCTTGTGAATTAAAAATGACGACACATTTTATGTAAAAGAAAAGTGGGAAACTGAGGGAAACAGCAATATCAAAAGGTGGAGTGGGAAATCTTAGATGACAAATCGACCAACTCATTGTCTTGGACAGAGTTTAACTGTAACCTGCCATACTGTGATGCATTCAATGGGCAATTCAATGTAAAACGCCCAAACTAGATACTCCAAGAAGTGTTGTGATGCACTGTGATACTGCCAAAATCCTAAGATATGTCGTGATACAGTTGTTCACATTAACCCCTGGTGCCCTGCTACACTTGGACCTTTCTTTTGATTACgattatttacttatttatttattcatctagttctgtttttgtttgttagtttaaaGGATAGTGGTTGTTTATTCgtctgcatgtttgtttgttcttccGTCTATTTATTTGTCCACATCGCTTTGTACctgatgatttctttttttgaatttaaataaaaagaaaattacaaaagAATTAGAAAATGGCTGGGAGCCACCTGGCACCCTATCACTGGCCAGCTTTGGCCTACGGGCGGTAAATTGAGTGTCACTGATTTATACTATAGATGAGACAAGTCACAACCTATGCCTTTTATTTCTGcttatgtgtgttttgtaatttgtaCAAAGCATAGATTGCATAAGGCCTTAGGTACTGTAAAGTGTACCTTGTTTATAGTTTAAGTcttatttgtttcatttatttcaatgtaaaccagtggttcccaactggtccagtcacagggtccagatttcgagtcattagtttgaggtccacacagtttaatacattcagcgccATACTTGCCTTTGGCcgtgtcgttgagctagtttgctgtctctgttcagTAACTGTCTGTAAGTCACTCACTCCACAGAAGAAAAccgcacttcaaagtaaaagctctgtgctggaaatttactgtacataaaaataaagtgtgtgtgtggttttttttagaAACTTGACACGATTGTGAGTAATGTGtggtccactctgaatggacccacgacccaaGTCCTAGAAATTATCAGCACTACTACAACTGCTGTCTCTTTGCTACCAGCTATTTTATATTAACAACTGAAAAGTCATGTGTGATATTTATATGAATCAAAAGTAAATTGATTCAactgtatgtttattttataaagacTCAGGGATTAAAATCCTTCTTGCTGAGAACTGATGAAATTAAGATTTCACTCTACACCTGATTACTGCTGTAGCAGTTTTTTGCATGGTTTCATATTGACAGGAAATGACTCATACGCTGAGATGTGTCATGCAGAGTAAGGCACAAAATAATGGCTGTAAGTTCTGCATATTTTTATCGACACTTTTTATGCAGCATGACGAAAATTACTTagattttaaactgtgtgtgaaaccataacatttaaaaacatgtaattaacataaataattGTCAAACCACTgatagggggaaaaaaaagataaatccCTTTTGTACAAAAACACGAGGCATTCCAGTTTCACAAGTCATGTTTTAAAACTTACAGATTCCTCATATGTATTCTGACATTTTCTCAATAAAATATGAACAGTTTTATCGTCTAATATCAAATTCACAGATCAATAAAACTCCTTACATAAAGTAATCTGACTTAAttcccaaaaaaaaatcacaactttAAAATATACCAGGCACCTTCCACTTGTTGTACAGTAGTTGCACAATCTGGTTAATGTCCCCTGCAGTCGTAACCTCTGTATCGCTACACATCCTGAGGGATTCTGGGACGTCCATCAGTGCACTCACACTCCTCTTTGTGATGCGGGAGAACAGCGGGGGACTCCTTGCTCTGAGTCTGTCCTTTGGTTTGGCAGGTGGGGCAGCAGGCGGTGTGTCCGCCCTGCCGGCAGTCAGGACAGGACAGAACCAGCTGACAGCAGAAGTTGGTGGAACAGAGTTTGTACTGGTCCCAGGGACTGCCGCAGTACCTGCAGTCTGAACGAGGACACAGAACGACTCAAGTGTGACATAACTTTAAATACATCAGACAACGACTAAGTGTTAGTGTGCAGTAATGTTTTATGATACTGTTAACAACTGCACACACTAACCTGAGATGATGTCACTGTTGGAGGAGATGGTGTAGCGTTCATCAAACACAAAAAGCTTCCCTCGATAGAAACCCTCTGGGAACTGCTCCAGATACTTGTGGATTCCACCTTTCAGCTGGTAAACTTCCTTACACACATCCTGCaggtaaacatgtaaacaaaaaagGCACTGTAGGTTGCAAATGTTGCAAGCAACGTGTCAATGTGGGGCTGAGTATCTCAACTACAGCTCAAAAGTTATGTCATGTTTTCTTCAACAGCTGGTCTGAGGACACAAGCAGACAATGGCTCAACAGCTCCCCCTGGTGGAAAACCAGCAGCCTACAAAATGTGAGTCACTGCACAACCAGCCGGTCCCATGAGGTGCTTCACATTTAGAAAGATTTATCTTACTTTGGAGCGGAGGTATGCAGAGCCGCGCTCACAGCGGATCCCTCCTGTGCAGTACATCAAGACCTTCTTGTCTCTGAACAGTTCGAGGTTCTGGTCGACGTAGTCCGGGAAGTAGCTGAACTTGCGGATGCTTGGGGCCAGACACTGAGTAAACTGCCCCTGGAGGGAATAAAACAATCATGATTCAGAATGACAGCCAAACACTGCAGCCGAGCTTTGTCTTGTTTGATTATGAGAATGTTTTCCTGCCATTCTTACAGGGATTTCAAGCATCTATTTCAGCAGAACACTGAATATCATTGTAAATCAGCATCTCATCATGGTTGGACTTAAATTTACCCTTGTCAAATTGTTGTCCCTTGTCAAAGGAGAATTTCTGTCACTGTTGGGACAGAAAATAAAGTTCATCTATTCTATTCTACATTCATTTTTTCAAGACAATCCATGTACACTGGGGTCCTGGGTGAGTCGGTATGGAATGACCCATAAAAGATCAAATTTAACATCCATACAGCCTGTAGAATCTGTAGAATACTTACAATCTTACTCTCATAAAAGTTGCGGCAGTCCAGGAGGATGGTGTCAGTGCACAAGTCCCCTTTAGCCAACAGAGCCTCAACTTCTTTATGAAACTCCTCCGGCTCCAAATGAACTCCTGAGAGGTGACACAGATTTAGAACTAACATGACAACCACAAAATGTTACAAAGCAGAACTTCTTACAGAAAGTATCAACATAAAAACACCCGAACAATACGTATATAAAGAATacaacaaagtaaaaataataaagttaaaggcATTAGTATCACTGGTAATGGTGGCATGATTTTTTGCACTATTGCAACAGTATTAATGTTTACACAAACTGTACCTGCCAGCTGGTAGGAAACAACGTCAGGATCCATTCCCATTGGGACGATTTCTTTATAGACGCCGACCCTCAGGTCTTTAAAACACGCTGCACCACCATCActtgtctgaacacacacagacagggacAAACACACCAGTAACTACAAAGAACTATTATTAATATGATTTACCTATCCACCCATTTTCAACTGGGGGGAGGTCATACAACACCGCATAAAAAAAACCCCCCTAAACTATCCCTTCAAAGCTCAGCTGTGGCCAATCAGTGCGATACAAAACTGAGATCATATTCATGCAGAAACATTATGTAGTATATATCTCTTAAACAAAAGGCATATCTTTAAATTCTATCACCCGACATGAGTTTTTCATCGGAGTCGGACCTTAAAATCCTCCTTCTCCATCTTGAAGAGAGGGTGTGAACACATAGCGTCGATGTAAATGTCAGTGGCCGTGTTGGTGCCACCAACTGTCCCATTGATGCCTTCAGTCGCCACCCTCACCTGAAAAAGATGATCATGATATATTTAAAGAAGATGGCTGAATTGAATCAAatgtttattctttttttgcagtaacagaaacatgtttcaaGGTCTCAACATTCTTCAGTCTCTCAGCTGGAGGCAGGATAAGAGAATTTATTCACCTTGCCAGTTAAGTGGAGCTTCTCACACAAAGCTTTCTGCCAGGCACAGATGACATGTGGATCCTTCACCTGACAGTAGTGATAATAGAGCAGAACCTTGCCTGGACCCCTGAAGAGAATTACAGTGAGAGAAATCAGTAACGATTTAAAATGTAGAAGGACAAGTACAGCATGATAACTAAACCCAGGCAGGAGAATCAAAATTTGACCAGTACTTCTGAAGCCGCTCCTCAGAGATGTGACTAGTGTCAGGTATCCACGCAGAAATGTCCACCGGCTCGGTCTCGCGCTCGTCCGGCTGCTGTGTTTCAGGTTCCTCTTCCAACTGGATTAACAAACGCTCATATGTGGCCTGTGTGAGCTGCTGTATTTCAGTATCATGAGTCCTGGCCACGTGTTTGTGGATGGCAGAGTGTTCACTGAAAGTCTGTCTGCAGCAGCACCAAGATGAGCTTCCTTCCTCCTGACTGCTGTCCCTCTTGGACGCAACAAAGGCAGCAAATGactgaagagaaagaaaagcaggATGTGCTTTCAATGTGGCAAtgtcaaatctgtttttaaaatattaactaTACTATCAAATGTGTTTAACAGTGGAAACAGCAGACTTTACCATAGTTCCcaacctgttttgtttgtggCCCCTAACAAAGAGCGATGTCTACTTATTAAAGGTTTCACGTCTATGAGTTCAGAGCAGTTCAATCAAAAAGTGATGTTAACCTTTAATATTCTTCATAGAAATAGGAGATAATTTAGGAGATGAGACTAGATAGTAACTTGCAGAGAAAAAATGAACAGAATTTTCAGTgacataatttatttttcttgtttattaTTCCAGTTATCATCTTAGAACCCCTTAGATTCATCTTGTGACCCCACTGGTGAGTCCTGACTTCCAGGTTGGAAACCACAGAGCTGAGATATAAACTAACAGGCTCCAGTATAGGTCATTAGGTTTTCTAATGCAGCACGACCCATGCTGAATTTCTGACAACAAAGTAGTGATATCtgagtttttttaaatctgataATAAagccacaattttttttttttttacataaaccAAAAAATCATTGCTGATACCTTAAAGTTTACTTTTAAGGACTTGCAACCAAGCTACATATTGAACAAGGAATTTTACAGTTCAAAACTGCTCTTTGTTatcttcattttctccctgtCTGCATTGTTTCCCTTCTTATGGATTATTTCATCTttgtattattatcatcattattacggggcggctgtggctcacaGGGAGAGTGAgttgtccaccaatcggaaggtTGGTGGTTAACGCGTTGAAGCATCCTTGGGctagatactgaaccccaaattgctcccagtggctgttccattggCGTGTGAGTGCGAGCGAATGGTTACTGCgtagcaggtggcatcttgtatggtagcctcggccgccagtgtgtgaatgagtgaatgtgacatgtagtgttaaagcGCTTGAGTAGTCAGAAGACtggaaaagtgctatacaagtgcagtccatttaccattttgttttgttgttgatgttctttgTAAAGCGCCTTTGAGTATCCACAAAAGTGCAATATAAAACCCAatgtagtattattattattattattataaacagCTGAGAGACTGCAGggaaaacagaatattttcacatctaactctaTGAATGAAGGGgttattttgaccaaaccagagGTGGGAATTGTTGGAACATTGGACTAACTAACTGGGTGACTAACAAGACTAACCAAGATAATTTTGCTGAGTTTAATTGTGTTTCTCTTGagtgtaaataaaatgtgttttgccaGGAGTAAACAAGGCAGTAGTCTTAGttcagtgacagagagaaactcaaATTCAGAAGGTGTATGATTGTATTAacccaggggtaggcaacctgctgCTCTGGAGCCATATGTGGCTCTTCaacccctctccagtggcttgctgtggctttgacaaaaaaaaataccacatgaaatgaaattacatatacacacatatatatatatatatatatattttaatttaatttaatttttttttttttaattttatatactttattaatccccgaggggaaattcaattttacactctgttgtcaattacacacaggtccgaacacacacatgcacaaactggacctatacatgcactaaatggagagatNNNNNNNNNNNNNNNNNNNNNNNNNNNNNNNNNNNNNNNNNNNNNNNNNNNNNNNNNNNNNNNNNNNNNNNNNNNNNNNNNNNNNNNNNNNNNNNNNNNNNNNNNNNNNNNNgagagagagagagagagagagagagagagagagagagagagagagagatagatagatagatagatttttttttttaacattttgtttttatttatcattgtcGTAGGCCTAAAGCAATCCTTACATTCTCCAAATGCAAAATATGTTGCCTATGCActgcattttcaaaaaaaagtattaacatttcttcaactaaaatgtgcatcatacgTCTACGGCACCTTTTCCTCTAAGTTTTTAATTTGACTAGTCTTCTTCCCCTCCCGATATAGGCTAGCAATGGGTTCCAAAtccataaaagtaaaagtatcagaggaaaatacagaatttaatagtgcatggacagatttgtttgctttcacaaCCAATTCTGCAATGTTAAACTACCAAATAATCAGAAACAacccactgcagaggagccatcTTGCggttaaacatatttttgaatgcTCATGTAGACCTATTTTTAATGTCGATGATTTAGATTTAGACTTTATACAGTGTTACattaaggctcaaatatgttttgtggctccaggcagatttttttaaataatttttggaCAAAAATGGCTCTTCTGATAGATAAGGTTGCTGACCCCCTAACCACACTAATGCCACCATATATATTAAGGCATGTAAAAATACATGCCGCCAAAACCTACTGTTGATATATCGGCCCAGCTGATATATCGGTCTAGCTCGATTTTAAAATGGCTATTTGTACAATTTATCTATATTTAAGGCATGTTTTAGAGACTTAGATGTTATTTTGACAGACACTGGTGGTTTCTTACCTTCCTCCTGCAGAGGCTGTAGCACCTTCTTTGTGAGGCAGAcagttgtttttcctgtttcagtCCATTACACGTCGAAGCATCAACTTCCCAGTCTATGAACTCTGAGCAAACTGTTTCATCCGCTGCCATGTTTTTACAAAGATCTTTTAAAATACTAAAGTAGTTAGCTAGGAAACAGTCTTTAGCTAAGTTAGTAGAAGCTACTTCCGCTTTGTAGTCTGAACATGTAGGAGTAATAAATCGCCGGGACAGTCGATGCTGACCTAATATTATCAGACATTAAATATAAAGTCTTAAACATGACAATATATTCATTTTATATATCCAACTGCCAACAAACGTGTAGCAGGAAACCAGGCAGGGAATACCGGACAAGAAAGGACGGCGCACCTTCCGGTTAACCCGGATGGGCCTCACTTGAATCAGACCGCTATCACTTTTCTGCACTAGCGGCCAGGCTGAATGATCTAGAAGCTTGTTTAGCCGActtattattttgtttcatattcACTTTCTCGGCTAATTACCTCGCGTTTACAGCGAAGCGGAGTGACAAGATGTCCAGGAGACGACACAGCGACGGAGAGAGTGACGGTTAGTGGACGTTACATGTGAATTGCAGCTAATTGAGACGTTAGGCTAACGAGCGGTGGCTGATAATGTTAAATCTTTTGCATGGTGCGCTCACGCTCATGCTGATTGATGATTTTTTACCCACGAGGCCAGGTTTTGGTCGTGTCGACGTGAGCTAAAGAAATGGAAAGCATTTGGTCATATTTGGTTTCTCGGTCGCGGCTTAAATGCGGGAAGATTGAACAAACTGTTCTAGTAACGGTACCGGAGGATTTAACCGGTACGCGCTAAACTTTAGCATCTGAGCTAACTGCTGTTACCCAGTATGGTTGATTAATATGGGGGCGGCAACTGAGTGTTGTAAATAATTTCAAAAATACCTCAGTGAAAGTAGTTTTTATAAAATGCACTGATGCTATTTTTGAGTCCTCCGTAAGGGTATCTGTGACGCACTGATGTAGGGCTGATTAAAACTGTTACTCCTTGATTAGCAGAAGGACAATCCATCCCAAAACAGATGTTCTTGTTGTCATTTAATTAAACAGTCGTTACTCAAACTCAGTAAACAAATAGAGCAATAACAGAAGAGCCAAGGGTGTATCACACCACATAGAAATATTATAAAGCTCAACAGCCTTTTTGTTAGTTGAAGTAGAAAGTAGTTTCACACATTGCTCATTGCTCTTGATTGTAAAACTTACTTTTTTGAATTAAAAGTAATGCAAAATCATTATCACTCTaagtagggatgcatgatattggactTTCATGTCATATATGCCAGCATGTAACAAGTCATTTGACCCAtaccaatatcaatatatccactttttttgcTACCTAATTTtggtgatcatcaagtctcttctgtagtggaattatcATATCATGTATGCACATATCCTGAtggtccaccagcagatggagacatgaaatacaagacTTTTCAATgtctgtaatattcattcattgtacaaaataagaaaaggcCTCTACTGGCCAATATCGATGATGTGCTGATActatcatgcatccctacttataaataataaatatttgtcttttcttGGGTTTTTGAAGAAATCAAATGCCACATTTTCCCATAATACTGTAAAGGCTTTGAAGATTCGATCAATGGTCCTGCCAGAAGTTTTGGTATGAGAATGATGCCAAAATATTTGTAAAGCTATTTCTGAATATTCATAACAGAAAGAAcaatttgtctttgtgtctttttttttttttttaatttctacatGTAGTGATTGTCAGGGAAAGGATTATTAGATAATTTCAGCACCTTCTCTGTGAGGAAGCATCCAGACCATCTTCCAACATATATCATGTACAAACCCACTTCAGCATGCTTTGACATATGGAATAGAGACAACATCAAATAGGGCACGTATGGCTTTGTTACTATTTTGGGGATGTCATGAGAAACAATTTTTCCTACAGGAGAGTCAGCTGGGTTGGAAAGAAACGTATCTCAAAAGATCAGAGTCCAGTAACTCTTAAATAATGTCCATGGATTGCTAaaatgcatcacacacacacacacacatacacacacgctgtaaatgacaaaaatgaccCCAGTAAAATCATCTTGACTGCTGCCAAAGTGTCCCATGAATTGTTTCACTTTTCACTGTCTGTGCAGCTTCTCAAGAACATGTACTGAAGTGGCATTGTCACCACACTGATTCTCTCTGCTATTCAGTTCAAAGAGTTGGTACCCATTTAAGCTATTTCGCAGCACACTTTCAGAAATTTGACGACTCGCAAGAgacagatgaaaaaacaaacaaacagtagtCTAACTGATGCGATAAATGCAGAGACGCTCAGATTTTTGTACCTTTTATTGATCAAGCTCCAAAAAGACTTAATCACACATTTCCCCAAACTTAACATCATCTTCTTGTACATAATATTGAGTTAATAGGTAATCCCCATGACAATGTTTTTAAGTCTTTCTTAAGCTCTTCATGTATATGTTTGTTAAAGTGCCCCTATACAGAGAGCCTatttataaatgacaaagtgTTAATTCTGTCTTAGGGTGGATTTTCCCATCATGGCTGCCCCTGAGTTATTCTCTCAGCTTTTGTTTCCCACTCTGCTCAGtctgtgattattttgtttCCCCATTACCCTTCCAGGAGGTCAGGCACATAAAAGGAGGAGAACGTCGGAGCCAATTGAAATCGAAGACCGGCTGGAGTCACTGATATGTCGAGTGGGGGAGAAGGTAACAAGTCTAACACCCTCTGTGTTCCGGTCTGTCTCACTCCGAGCCAAATCATTGAAGCCATTGAATGTAACACACTAAATtctctattttgtttttctttacagaGTACATCATCTCTGGAGAGCAACCTGGAGGGCCTCGCGGGCGTGTTGGAGGCTGACCTTccaaactacaaaaacaaaatcctgcGCATTTTATGTGCAGTGTAAGTTCATACCAGTTCTCACCCTCTGACTGCTGAAATCAGCAGTGTTTGCGTGGTCGTTTTTCACTGAGTTGTCTTTTGTTGACAGCGCTCGCCTCCTACCTGAGAAGCTGACTGTGTACACGACTTTAGTCGGCCTCTTGAACGCCAGGAACTACAACTTTGGGGGCGAGTTTGTGGAGGCCATGATCAGACAACTCAAGGAGACACTGAAAAACAACTTGTACAATGAAGCCGTTTATTTGGTAAGCTGAGTTTTTATCATAAGCACCTAAAATGATgcttagactttttttttttaaattattaattaattaatgacaTCATGTCTTTTTCAGGTGCGTTTTCTGTCTGATTTGGTCAACTGCCATGTGATCGCTGCTCCTTCTATGGTGGCCATGTTCGAAAACTTTGTCAGTGTTACTCAGGAGGAAGATGTACCACAGGTGGGTAGAAGGTTGAGGTGATTATGCTAGTTTGTTGACCACACTTAAGTTCATCAATTCCTTTATTACTTAACTTATTAATTGTAAATTCGATCATGGCAGCAGTGAAGGATTGAGGTGAGCTGGAGGTTAAAGAGAGTAAAATTAtgaatataaacatataaagtGCAACTACAACTTATATACTGAAATATTTTGAGGCTATTTTCATCACACATATTTTTACTCCTCCTAAATGTTCACTACAGAGTTACAAATTAACAGTTAAACTCCGTATATTTAGAGGTGGGGGTTTAGAGTGGGGTTGAAATGAGGTGTATGTGATTTAAGTGGTCTTGTTTGCGTCCTCAGGTTCGGTCGGACTGGTTTGTGTATGTGGTGCTGTCCTGTCTGCCCTGGGTCGGTAAGGAGCTTTACGAAAAGAAGGACGTTGAGATGGACCGACTTCTCAGCCAGATCGAAGGCTACCTCAAGTACGATGTCTGCCATGTTTTCTCGCTCATTCTTCTTAGttatttgacttttattttttgttgtcccATTTCAACTTATTCTTGCATCAGTCAGCTCGTCCTTAAAGTCACACTTCTGTCATTTCCAGGGGGCGAGTGAAGACGCACGTTCCCATGCTGCAGGTGTGGACAGCGGAGAAGCCCCACCCACAAGAGGAGGTGAGAGACGGATGATAGAACTACATTTCCCTTTTTATAGTTTAGAAAATAACTACTGTGGATCACATTCCCATGATGCTGTTGAAGAGCAGTTCTCAGATCATATCAGTGTCAGTGATTGTCTCTTCAAGCTCGAAGAATCGGTGGAAGAGATTTTTGCCCACATAGAATATACAGCCATCTTAGTGAGatgctgtctgtgtttctctcttctAACCAACCTTATATCCTGTTAGTaccaactaacgattattttcttTGTGGATTCATTTGCCCAGTACTTTCTAAATTAATCATAAATCATCATGCATcgtaaaatgtattattaatattattattattattataccgGGCTATAGGTTGCAGTTAagatttctcctcctcttctctttccctCAGTACCTGGACTGCCTCTGGGCCCAGATTCAGAAGCTAAAGAAAGACCGCTGGCAGGAGCGTCACATCCTTCGTCCGTACATCGCCTTCGACAGCGTGCTGTGTGAGGCCCTGCAACACAACCTGCCCCCCTTCACCCCGCCAGGCCACATGCCCGACGCCCAGTACCCCATGCCACGGGTCGTCTTCCGCATGTTCGACTACACCGATGCCCCAGAGGTACACTACacaatgtgtttctgtttgccCTCTGGTGTTGTAGACATTAATGGATTTTATGGACTCATTGTAACCTGTTAACTCTGAGCTGACAGCGGAGACAGACTGGTCAACATCACTGTTATTTCGTAATTCTTTAAAAAGGATGTGAACTTAGTGGGACGCCTTTGAGTCTACAGTCTAACTCTGTCCTCTTGATCCTCAGGGTCCCGTTATGCCTGGCAGCCATTCTGTGGAGAGATTTGTCATAGAAGAAAACCTGCACTGTATCATCAAGACTCactggagagagaggaaaacatgGTGGGTAACACGCTTCAgcacttttctgtctgtctgaatcgGCACGTTGAACACAGACTGAAATGTCCTCTGTTTTTTACCCTTTAGCGCTGCCCAGTTGCTCAGCTATCCAGGGAAAAATAAGATCCCACTCAACTATCACATCGTGGAGGTAAACTCACTGTCTTTTGACAAACACACTGAGAAATGAGAGAAGAATTAAAGGCTgatttaaaatattgattttgttttttccaggtGATCTTTGGAGAACTCTTCCAGCTGCCCTGTCCGCCTCACATCGACGTCATGTACACCACACTGCTCATCGAACTCTGCAAACTGCAGCCGGGATCGTTGCCACAAGTCGTATCCttgattgtttttgtctctgcagtTTAAATTAATGTCGTCTCCACTTTAGAGAGACTTTTCCTTAACGCTGCCTGTTAGTTGGCCCAAGCCACAGAGATGCTGTACATGAGACTGGACACCATGAACACCACCTGCATAGACAGGTAATCAAACCGCTCATGAcgagagaaaaacacaactgtCATACTTCCTGTCTGATTTAGAACTcatccatttctttttttatttccagaCTAATCAACTGGTTTTCTCATCATTTGAGCAACTTCCAGTTTAGATGGAGCTGGGATGACTGGTGAGTGATTCTGTGACGGACACAGTGagcttttcacagcagatatttattgttttaaattagaAACGGACGTCACAGGTGACAGTTTTGTCCTCTCTGAAGGTCTGACTGCTTGACCGTGGATCTAGAGAAGCCCAAGCCAAAGTTTGTCAAAGAGGTTCTGGAGAAGTGCATGAGGTATGAACGCATTAGTCACATTTGTTTCCGTAAGTTTAAATGccttaaatgtaaaatgttcttccttttCACTAAGCTGAAGTTAATTTACTCATCTTTATTGTCTGTTCTCATCTCGGCAGACTCTCATACCATCAGCGGATAGTGGACATCGTCCCTGCGACCTTCTCAGCGCTGATCCCAGCCGAACCCATCTTTTCGTACAAATACGAAGATGAGAGCGC from Epinephelus moara isolate mb chromosome 4, YSFRI_EMoa_1.0, whole genome shotgun sequence encodes the following:
- the LOC126389523 gene encoding thiosulfate sulfurtransferase/rhodanese-like domain-containing protein 2, with amino-acid sequence MAADETVCSEFIDWEVDASTCNGLKQEKQLSASQRRCYSLCRRKSFAAFVASKRDSSQEEGSSSWCCCRQTFSEHSAIHKHVARTHDTEIQQLTQATYERLLIQLEEEPETQQPDERETEPVDISAWIPDTSHISEERLQKGPGKVLLYYHYCQVKDPHVICAWQKALCEKLHLTGKVRVATEGINGTVGGTNTATDIYIDAMCSHPLFKMEKEDFKTSDGGAACFKDLRVGVYKEIVPMGMDPDVVSYQLAGVHLEPEEFHKEVEALLAKGDLCTDTILLDCRNFYESKIGQFTQCLAPSIRKFSYFPDYVDQNLELFRDKKVLMYCTGGIRCERGSAYLRSKDVCKEVYQLKGGIHKYLEQFPEGFYRGKLFVFDERYTISSNSDIISDCRYCGSPWDQYKLCSTNFCCQLVLSCPDCRQGGHTACCPTCQTKGQTQSKESPAVLPHHKEECECTDGRPRIPQDV
- the LOC126389520 gene encoding nuclear cap-binding protein subunit 1, which gives rise to MSRRRHSDGESDGGQAHKRRRTSEPIEIEDRLESLICRVGEKSTSSLESNLEGLAGVLEADLPNYKNKILRILCAVARLLPEKLTVYTTLVGLLNARNYNFGGEFVEAMIRQLKETLKNNLYNEAVYLVRFLSDLVNCHVIAAPSMVAMFENFVSVTQEEDVPQVRSDWFVYVVLSCLPWVGKELYEKKDVEMDRLLSQIEGYLKGRVKTHVPMLQVWTAEKPHPQEEYLDCLWAQIQKLKKDRWQERHILRPYIAFDSVLCEALQHNLPPFTPPGHMPDAQYPMPRVVFRMFDYTDAPEGPVMPGSHSVERFVIEENLHCIIKTHWRERKTCAAQLLSYPGKNKIPLNYHIVEVIFGELFQLPCPPHIDVMYTTLLIELCKLQPGSLPQVLAQATEMLYMRLDTMNTTCIDRLINWFSHHLSNFQFRWSWDDWSDCLTVDLEKPKPKFVKEVLEKCMRLSYHQRIVDIVPATFSALIPAEPIFSYKYEDESASSLPGYAATITVGNAIKNRASNEEILTILKEVPNPNQEDDDDEGESFNPLKIDVFLQTLLHLAAKSFSHSFSALGKFHEILKALTDTDEGKLHILKVVYEVWRNHPQMIVVLVDKMIRTQIVDCAAVANWLFSQDMAHEFTRLFVWEILHSTIRKMNKHVQKIQQELEEAKDKLEKQQHKRRDSGDDEDMDKNSEDEEGQLEEQIERLQEKVESAQSEQKNLFLVIFQRFIMLLTEHLVRCETGSVDISTPWYKNCIERLQQIFLMHHVTIQQYMGTLENLLFTAELDHHILAVYQQFCALQL